From the Lolium rigidum isolate FL_2022 chromosome 2, APGP_CSIRO_Lrig_0.1, whole genome shotgun sequence genome, one window contains:
- the LOC124686315 gene encoding transcription factor TDR, with product MGGGGDHHHQSIGIAAAVHGHGGATVEAALRPLVGGAHGWDYCIYWRLSPDQRFLEMTGFCCSVEFEAHVAALGDLPSSISLDSSSIGMHAQALLSNQPIWQSSGATSGPGYDATGGGERTRLLVPVAGGLVELFASRYMPEEQQMAELVMAQCGGGQGWQEAAEAPGYAWDATAATADTGRMYAAASLNLFDGGGAGGSGEPFLGAVQDDGAAGVGWQYAAAESSEPPSMAAQEHHQQQLHGGVGRAADSGSEGSEMQLGDQDDDGVDGEPQRGGKKQQCKNLVAERKRRKKLNDRLYKLRSLVPNITKMDRASILGDAIDYIVGLQKQVKDLQDELEDPNPPAPPPGHSDSKAPDVLLDDHPPPGLDNGEDSPQQQPPFCSGSKRPRGKEEEEKEEEEAEDHDMEPQVEVRQVEGNEFFLQVLCSHKSGRFVRIMDEIAALGLQVTNVNVTSYNKLVLNVFRAVMRDNEVAVPADRVRDSLLEVTREMYGGGGGPWSSPLPPPPPTMTPMDPKLDGMDGQAMPAGPGDHYQLQHQVLGGYHHQHLQYLAMD from the exons atgggaggaggaggagatcatcaccatcagaGCATCGGCATTGCTGCAGCTGTTCATGGCCATGGAGGCGCCACGGTGGAGGCCGCACTGAGGCCGCTCGTCGGCGGCGCCCACGGCTGGGACTACTGCATCTACTGGCGACTCTCCCCTGACCAGCG GTTCTTGGAGATGACGGGGTTCTGCTGCAGCGTGGAGTTCGAGGCCCATGTCGCGGCGCTCGGCGACCTTCCTTCTTCCATCTCGCTCGACTCCTCCTCTATTGG GATGCACGCACAGGCCTTGCTGTCGAACCAGCCGATCTGGCAGAGCAGCGGCGCGACGTCGGGACCGGGTTACGATGCTACGGGCGGCGGCGAGAGGACGCGCCTCCTCGTCCCAGTCGCCGGCGGGCTCGTCGAGCTCTTCGCCTCGAGATAC ATGCCGGAGGAGCAGCAGATGGCGGAGCTTGTCATGGCGCAGTGCGGCGGCGGGCAGGGGtggcaggaggcggcggaggcgccggGGTACGCGTGGGACGCGACCGCGGCGACAGCAGACACTGGGCGGATGTACGCCGCGGCGTCACTCAACCTGTTCGatgggggcggcgccggcgggagcGGCGAGCCGTTCCTGGGAGCTGTGCAGGACGACGGAGCGGCAGGTGTGGGGTGGCAGTACGCGGCGGCAGAGAGCAGCGAGCCGCCGTCGATGGCGGCGCAGGAGCACCATCAGCAGCAGCTGCACGGCGGCGTGGGGAGGGCGGCGGACTCAGGGTCGGAAGGGAGCGAGATGCAGCTTGGGGACCAAGACGACGACGGCGTAGACGGCGAGCCGCAGAGAGGCGGGAAGAAGCAGCAGTGCAAGAACCTGGTGGCGGAACGGAAGCGGCGAAAGAAGCTCAACGACCGCCTCTACAAGCTCCGGTCCCTCGTCCCCAACATAACCAAG ATGGACCGGGCTTCGATCCTCGGGGACGCGATCGACTACATCGTGGGGCTGCAGAAGCAGGTGAAAGATCTGCAGGACGAGCTGGAAGATCCGAACCCGCCAGCGCCACCGCCCGGCCACAGCGACAGCAAGGCCCCCGACGTTCTCCTGGACGACCACCCGCCTCCGGGTCTTGACAACGGCGAGGACTCgccgcagcagcagccgccgttcTGCTCCGGAAGCAAGCGTCCCCgagggaaggaggaggaggaaaaggaggaggaggaggcggaggaccacGACATGGAGCCGCAGGTGGAGGTGCGGCAGGTGGAGGGGAACGAGTTCTTCCTCCAGGTGCTGTGCTCCCACAAGTCCGGccgcttcgtccgcatcatggaCGAGATCGCCGCCCTCGGCCTCCAGGTCACCAACGTCAATGTCACCTCCTACAACAAGCTCGTTCTCAACGTCTTCCGCGCCGTC ATGAGGGACAACGAGGTAGCGGTGCCGGCGGACAGGGTGAGGGACTCGCTGCTGGAGGTGACGCGGGAGatgtacggcggcggcggcggcccatggtcgtccccgctgccgccgccgccaccgacgatGACGCCGATGGACCCGAAGCTCGACGGCATGGACGGGCAGGCAATGCCAGCAGGACCGGGGGATCACTACCAGCTGCAGCACCAGGTGCTGGGAGGATATCATCACCAGCATCTGCAGTACCTCGCCATGGATTGA
- the LOC124691655 gene encoding ubiquitin-conjugating enzyme E2 28-like, producing the protein MALRRIVKELRDLQRDPPTSCSAGPVSSGDMFHWQATIIGPGDSPYSGGVFVVSIHFPPDYPFKPPKVAFKTKVFHPNINSNGNICLDILKDQWSPALTIAKVLLSICSLLTDPNPDDPLVPEIAHMCKADKVRYESTARGWTHKYAMG; encoded by the exons ATGGCGCTGAGGAGGATCGTGAAGGAGCTGAGGGACCTGCAGAGGGACCCACCAACCTCCTGCAGCGCAG GGCCCGTGTCATCGGGCGACATGTTCCACTGGCAGGCGACGATCATCGGGCCGGGGGACAGCCCCTACTCCGGCGGCGTGTTCGTGGTGAGCATCCACTTCCCGCCGGACTACCCGTTCAAGCCGCCCAAGGTGGCGTTCAAGACCAAGGTGTTCCACCCCAACATCAACAGCAACGGCAACATCTGCCTGGACATCCTCAAGGACCAGTGGAGCCCCGCCCTCACCATCGCCAAGGTGCTGCTCTCCATCTGCTCGCTGCTCACGGACCCCAACCCGGACGACCCGCTGGTGCCGGAGATCGCGCACATGTGCAAGGCCGACAAGGTCAGGTACGAGTCCACTGCCAGGGGGTGGACGCACAAGTACGCCATGGGATAG